A genomic segment from Thermus sp. LT1-2-5 encodes:
- a CDS encoding NADH-quinone oxidoreductase subunit M, with protein sequence MVVLAILLPILFGALLLLGAPRALGVLGALASFLLNLGLFLAHRGGETFAFQAPLVPQAGVYWAFALDGLSALFFLTVGLTVLLGALVARVEGRFLGLALLMEGLLLGLFAARDLLVFYLFFEAALIPALLMLLFYGGEGRLRALYTFLLFTLAGSLPMLAAILAVKALGGSPTFLLPDLLAHPVRGQAAFWVFLGFALAFAIKTPLFPVHAWLPLFHRENHPAGLADALGTLYKVGVFAFFRYAIPLAPEGFAELQGLLLFLAALSAVYGAWVAFSAPDFKTLLAYAGVSHMGVAALGVFSGTPEGALGGLFLLAASGVYTGGLFLLAGKLHERLSTLEIGRYRGLAHSAPGIAALALFLFLAMVGLPGLAGFPGELLTLLGAYQVSPWLAGLAFLSVIASAAYALTAFQKTFWEEEGKKVADLKGEEWPFAALAVLALVTMGVFPGFFLHGLESLAEAFARILGGGA encoded by the coding sequence GTGGTAGTCTTGGCCATTCTTCTACCCATCCTCTTTGGGGCGCTCCTCCTCCTTGGGGCACCCCGGGCGCTGGGGGTTCTTGGGGCCTTGGCCTCCTTCCTCCTCAACCTCGGGCTCTTTTTGGCCCACCGGGGGGGCGAAACCTTTGCCTTCCAGGCGCCCTTGGTGCCCCAGGCCGGGGTCTACTGGGCCTTCGCCCTGGATGGGCTTTCCGCCCTTTTCTTCCTCACGGTGGGCCTCACGGTGCTCCTCGGAGCCCTGGTGGCCCGGGTGGAGGGCCGCTTCCTGGGCCTTGCCCTCCTCATGGAGGGGCTTCTTTTGGGGCTTTTTGCCGCCCGGGACCTCCTCGTCTTCTACCTCTTCTTTGAGGCGGCCTTGATCCCCGCCCTCCTCATGCTCCTCTTCTACGGGGGGGAAGGGCGGCTGAGGGCCCTTTACACCTTCCTCCTCTTTACCCTGGCGGGGTCTTTGCCCATGCTGGCCGCCATCCTGGCGGTGAAAGCCCTGGGGGGAAGCCCCACCTTCCTCCTCCCCGACCTTCTAGCCCACCCGGTGCGGGGCCAGGCCGCCTTCTGGGTCTTCCTCGGCTTCGCCCTGGCCTTCGCCATCAAGACGCCCCTCTTCCCGGTTCACGCCTGGCTGCCCCTGTTCCACCGGGAAAACCACCCTGCGGGCTTGGCGGACGCCCTGGGCACGCTGTACAAGGTGGGGGTGTTCGCCTTCTTCCGCTACGCCATTCCCCTGGCCCCTGAGGGCTTCGCCGAGCTCCAGGGGCTTCTCCTCTTCCTGGCGGCCCTTTCTGCGGTCTATGGGGCCTGGGTAGCCTTTTCCGCTCCCGACTTCAAGACCCTCCTGGCCTACGCCGGGGTTTCCCACATGGGGGTGGCGGCCTTGGGCGTCTTTTCCGGCACCCCGGAAGGCGCCTTAGGGGGGCTTTTCCTCCTGGCAGCCAGCGGCGTCTACACGGGGGGGCTTTTCCTCCTGGCGGGCAAACTCCACGAACGGCTAAGCACCCTGGAGATCGGGCGGTACCGGGGCCTGGCCCATAGCGCCCCGGGCATAGCCGCCTTGGCCCTCTTCCTTTTCTTGGCCATGGTAGGGCTTCCGGGGCTAGCTGGGTTTCCGGGAGAGCTCCTGACCCTCCTCGGAGCCTACCAAGTGAGCCCCTGGCTGGCCGGCCTTGCCTTCCTCTCGGTGATCGCCTCCGCCGCCTACGCCCTCACCGCCTTCCAGAAGACCTTCTGGGAGGAGGAAGGGAAGAAGGTGGCCGACCTTAAGGGCGAGGAGTGGCCCTTCGCCGCCTTGGCCGTGCTGGCCTTGGTGACCATGGGGGTCTTCCCCGGCTTCTTCCTCCACGGGCTCGAGTCCTTGGCGGAGGCCTTTGCCCGCATCCTCGGAGGTGGCGCATGA
- a CDS encoding NADH-quinone oxidoreductase subunit N has protein sequence MTLLVLAAVSVVLTLLGFFVSVPAFKRLTILGLSLGLLALFATWGRAEAFGPYQVDGVSRVFTLLALLGALWTVGLVRTRRFEFYLLVLYAATGMHLLASTKHLVLMLVALEALSLPLYALATWRRGTGLEAALKYFLLGALAAAFFLYGTALFYGATGSLLAGAPGEGPLYALAVGLLLVGLGFKVALAPFHFWTPDVYQGSPTPVVLFMATGVKAAAFAALLRVVAPASLEALTLLIALSVLLGNLAALGQKEAKRLLAYSSIAHAGYMALALYTGNAQALGFYLLTYVLATGLAFAVLSEISPDQVPLTSLKGLFHRDPLLGLSLFVAALSLLGLPPLAGFWGKYLVFTEAAQAGQWGLLVLALLTSAVSAYYYLGLALAVFQKGEAAAAPRPLARSVALLVALFLLLLGLFPGSLLPALAAG, from the coding sequence ATGACGCTCTTGGTCCTTGCGGCGGTTTCCGTGGTCCTCACCCTCCTCGGCTTCTTCGTTTCCGTGCCCGCCTTCAAGCGGCTCACCATCCTAGGGCTTTCCCTGGGGCTTCTCGCCCTTTTCGCCACCTGGGGCCGGGCGGAGGCCTTTGGGCCTTACCAGGTGGATGGGGTCTCCCGGGTCTTCACCCTCCTCGCCCTCCTGGGGGCGCTTTGGACGGTGGGGCTCGTGCGCACGCGGCGCTTTGAGTTCTACCTCCTGGTGCTCTACGCCGCCACGGGGATGCACCTCCTCGCCTCCACCAAACACCTGGTGCTGATGCTGGTGGCCTTGGAGGCCCTTTCCCTTCCCCTTTACGCCCTGGCCACCTGGCGGCGGGGGACGGGGTTGGAAGCGGCGCTCAAGTACTTCCTCCTCGGGGCCTTGGCCGCCGCCTTCTTCCTCTACGGCACCGCCCTCTTCTACGGGGCCACGGGGAGCCTGCTGGCGGGCGCCCCGGGGGAAGGCCCCCTCTACGCCTTGGCGGTGGGGCTCTTGTTGGTGGGCCTGGGCTTTAAGGTGGCCCTAGCCCCCTTCCACTTCTGGACCCCCGACGTCTACCAAGGGAGCCCCACCCCGGTGGTGCTCTTCATGGCCACGGGGGTGAAGGCCGCGGCCTTTGCCGCCCTCCTAAGGGTGGTGGCCCCGGCTTCCCTCGAGGCCCTCACCCTCCTTATCGCCCTCTCCGTGCTTTTGGGGAACCTGGCCGCCTTGGGCCAGAAGGAGGCCAAGCGGCTTCTCGCCTACTCCTCCATCGCCCACGCCGGGTACATGGCCCTGGCCCTGTACACCGGAAACGCCCAGGCCCTGGGCTTCTACCTCCTCACCTACGTCCTGGCCACGGGCCTGGCCTTCGCCGTGCTCTCCGAGATCTCCCCGGACCAGGTGCCCCTAACAAGCCTTAAGGGCCTCTTCCACCGGGACCCCCTTCTGGGCCTAAGCCTTTTCGTGGCCGCCCTTTCCCTCCTGGGCCTACCCCCCCTGGCGGGCTTTTGGGGCAAGTACCTGGTCTTCACCGAGGCGGCCCAGGCGGGGCAGTGGGGGCTCCTGGTCCTCGCCCTCCTCACCAGCGCCGTGAGCGCCTACTACTACCTGGGCCTGGCCCTGGCGGTGTTCCAAAAGGGGGAGGCGGCGGCCGCCCCCAGGCCCCTCGCCCGGAGCGTGGCCCTGTTAGTGGCCCTTTTCCTCCTCCTCCTGGGCCTCTTCCCGGGAAGCCTCCTCCCGGCCCTGGCGGCGGGCTAG